In Aristaeella hokkaidonensis, the following are encoded in one genomic region:
- a CDS encoding DegT/DnrJ/EryC1/StrS family aminotransferase — MNVPFVSFLPMERELDSDLRNAFNRVFTRSWYIEGQEDAAFEKAFSAFCGTKYCIGVGNGLDALMLILKALDIGEGDEVIVPSNTYIATALAVTYVGAKPVFVEPEMETFNIDPSRIEAAVTARTKAIMPVHLYGRACDMDPIMSIAAKYSLRIIEDCAQAHGATYKGRKVGTFGDAAGFSFYPGKNLGALGDAGAVVTDNEDIAVKVRALGNYGSDYKYHHIYKGNNSRLDELQAAFLSAKLPHLERMNAARRQIADRYLSEIKNPAVILPLVSEEYVPVWHIFGIRCSRRDELEKHLSSRGITTNKHYPIPMHLQECYRDLGFSEGDFPIAEEISRTELSLPMFYGMTDAEVQAVISAVNDFA; from the coding sequence ATGAACGTACCGTTTGTTTCGTTTCTTCCCATGGAAAGAGAGCTTGATTCTGATCTCCGTAACGCCTTCAACCGGGTATTCACCCGCTCCTGGTATATTGAGGGACAGGAGGATGCAGCCTTTGAAAAAGCTTTTTCCGCTTTCTGCGGAACAAAGTACTGTATTGGTGTCGGCAACGGGCTCGACGCCCTGATGCTGATCCTGAAAGCCCTGGATATCGGCGAAGGTGATGAGGTCATCGTCCCCTCCAACACCTACATTGCTACTGCCCTTGCTGTGACCTATGTCGGGGCAAAGCCGGTATTTGTGGAACCGGAAATGGAAACATTCAACATCGATCCTTCCCGGATTGAAGCAGCTGTTACCGCCCGTACAAAGGCCATCATGCCGGTTCATCTGTATGGACGTGCCTGCGATATGGATCCCATCATGTCCATTGCCGCAAAGTACAGTCTGCGGATAATTGAAGACTGTGCCCAGGCACACGGTGCAACCTATAAAGGCCGGAAGGTCGGTACCTTCGGGGACGCGGCCGGTTTCAGCTTCTATCCCGGCAAAAACCTCGGCGCGCTGGGAGACGCCGGCGCTGTTGTCACAGACAACGAAGATATAGCTGTCAAAGTCCGGGCCCTGGGCAATTATGGTTCGGACTACAAGTATCACCATATCTATAAGGGAAACAACAGCCGCCTCGATGAACTTCAGGCTGCTTTCCTCTCCGCGAAGCTTCCCCATCTGGAACGGATGAATGCCGCCCGTCGGCAGATTGCAGACCGGTACCTGTCGGAAATAAAAAATCCGGCCGTAATCCTCCCCCTTGTCTCGGAGGAATACGTACCGGTATGGCATATTTTCGGTATCCGATGCAGCCGGCGGGATGAACTCGAAAAACATCTGTCCAGCCGGGGCATCACCACCAACAAGCATTATCCGATCCCGATGCATCTGCAGGAATGCTACCGGGATCTCGGGTTCAGTGAAGGCGACTTCCCCATTGCCGAGGAGATCAGCCGCACAGAACTGAGCCTGCCCATGTTCTACGGTATGACAGACGCTGAAGTACAGGCAGTTATCAGCGCCGTAAATGATTTCGCTTAA
- a CDS encoding ABC transporter ATP-binding protein, with translation MDVLVRDKLFISDISKTFVDAGTGVLNHVSFTVRDGEFLSILGPSGCGKTTLLRILIGLLKPDTGSIIKDGKDITGTAPAARKMGIVFQNYALFENMTVLKNVEYALKIRPETRATARETAMEMIAAVGLSEHIHKMPGKLSGGQQQRVAIARTLALQPEIILFDEPMSALDVATRLSMRTELKALQKRFGTTMIYVTHDQEEAFALSDRILIMDQGNICQLDTPENICRNPASDYVRSFVLANIRLKVDSLSRYAEMVRDV, from the coding sequence ATGGACGTTCTCGTAAGAGATAAACTGTTTATCAGCGATATATCAAAAACATTTGTGGACGCCGGTACAGGGGTGCTTAACCATGTATCATTCACAGTGCGGGACGGGGAGTTTCTCTCCATCCTGGGTCCTTCGGGATGCGGAAAAACGACGCTGCTGCGGATCCTGATCGGCCTGCTGAAGCCGGACACGGGAAGCATTATCAAAGACGGGAAAGATATAACGGGCACTGCTCCTGCTGCACGGAAAATGGGGATTGTATTCCAGAATTATGCGTTGTTTGAGAATATGACAGTGCTGAAAAATGTGGAATATGCCCTGAAGATCCGGCCGGAAACAAGAGCAACAGCCAGGGAAACCGCGATGGAAATGATCGCGGCGGTGGGACTGAGCGAGCATATTCACAAGATGCCCGGAAAACTGAGCGGCGGACAACAGCAGCGTGTAGCCATTGCACGGACGCTTGCGCTGCAGCCGGAGATCATCCTGTTTGACGAACCGATGTCCGCCCTGGACGTTGCCACCCGGCTGTCCATGCGGACAGAACTGAAAGCGCTGCAGAAGCGTTTCGGTACAACCATGATCTATGTGACGCACGATCAGGAAGAGGCGTTTGCCCTCTCGGACCGGATCCTGATCATGGATCAGGGAAACATCTGCCAGCTGGATACACCTGAGAATATCTGCAGAAACCCTGCCAGTGACTATGTGAGATCCTTCGTGCTGGCCAATATCCGGCTGAAGGTGGACTCCCTGTCCCGATATGCAGAGATGGTGCGAGACGTATGA
- a CDS encoding leucine-rich repeat protein, with protein sequence MKRLIGFVLFLTALCVFFSAYAVESGSNDHLTWTLDANGTLTINGTGDMDLIFSRNAEIKTVVIGKGITRISNPAFYCCENLSSISFPDGMKEIGNYACYGCTKLTGVTLPDSLTVIGISAFSYCPGMTSISLPDQVKSVGSDAFGSMMVYARIGTDGAKALGKAGMAFCVPGGNCQLRYRYQGDQLLDLEITAANNGVTKLVIPNGVTRIAAYAFSGNSTLTNVVLPESVKSIEKGAFYRWNGHLVFMGDAPVIDAEAFYGGSIVAVYPYARYGWDTTVKNSFAASWIYWQQDKLTGLQYINGKFYYFNDQGVKQTGWIKNNTTWYYAMADGVLCDNGWTKIEGNWYYFHPTGAMAVGWLSVGGVNYYLNESGVMQTGWVQTGGKWYYMNASGAMQTGWVQSGGAWYYLDKNGVMQTGWIKDGKKWYYLSQSGAMQIGWVQDGDRWYYMNASGAMQTGWVQSGGAWYYLDSSGVMKTGWVKDGGKWYYLSTGGSMQTGLVQVDGSRYYLGAGGAMQTGWTQIGGSWYHFDDSGRMTTGWFEDRAAEAKQKKNGLWYWFDEQGRMATGWKEINGKWEMFGDNGLWQYTWNGQ encoded by the coding sequence ATGAAAAGGCTGATCGGGTTTGTTCTGTTTCTGACGGCACTCTGCGTTTTTTTCTCAGCCTATGCAGTTGAAAGCGGTTCAAATGACCACCTGACCTGGACGTTGGATGCGAATGGAACCCTGACCATCAACGGCACAGGAGACATGGACTTAATATTCAGCAGAAATGCAGAGATCAAAACAGTTGTGATCGGGAAAGGGATTACCAGGATTAGTAATCCCGCATTCTATTGCTGTGAGAATCTCAGCAGCATATCGTTTCCGGACGGTATGAAAGAGATTGGCAATTACGCATGTTACGGATGTACAAAACTGACAGGCGTCACATTGCCGGACAGCCTGACCGTTATTGGTATATCCGCCTTTAGCTACTGCCCCGGAATGACCAGCATCTCCCTTCCGGACCAGGTGAAGTCTGTTGGGAGTGATGCCTTTGGCAGTATGATGGTTTATGCCCGGATCGGTACGGACGGTGCAAAAGCGCTGGGGAAGGCGGGCATGGCTTTCTGCGTCCCGGGTGGAAACTGCCAGCTGAGATACAGATATCAGGGTGATCAGCTGCTGGATCTGGAAATAACGGCTGCGAACAACGGCGTAACAAAACTGGTGATTCCGAATGGCGTTACCAGGATTGCAGCTTACGCGTTTTCAGGCAACAGCACCCTGACCAATGTTGTGCTTCCTGAAAGCGTCAAAAGTATCGAAAAGGGAGCGTTCTATCGTTGGAACGGACACCTTGTGTTTATGGGAGACGCCCCGGTCATTGATGCGGAAGCCTTCTATGGCGGATCCATTGTGGCTGTCTATCCATATGCCCGTTACGGATGGGATACAACGGTTAAGAATAGTTTCGCGGCTAGTTGGATCTACTGGCAGCAAGACAAGCTGACCGGTTTGCAGTACATTAATGGAAAGTTCTATTACTTTAACGACCAGGGGGTCAAGCAAACCGGCTGGATCAAGAATAATACGACCTGGTATTATGCTATGGCAGACGGCGTTCTGTGCGATAACGGATGGACAAAGATTGAAGGAAACTGGTATTATTTCCATCCAACCGGCGCAATGGCAGTGGGATGGCTTTCTGTCGGCGGCGTTAACTATTATCTGAATGAGTCCGGCGTAATGCAGACCGGCTGGGTTCAGACCGGCGGCAAGTGGTATTACATGAATGCCAGCGGCGCTATGCAGACCGGCTGGGTTCAGTCCGGCGGCGCATGGTACTATCTGGACAAAAATGGTGTGATGCAGACCGGCTGGATCAAGGATGGCAAAAAGTGGTACTACCTGAGCCAGAGTGGTGCAATGCAGATCGGCTGGGTTCAGGACGGCGACAGATGGTATTATATGAATGCCAGCGGCGCTATGCAGACAGGCTGGGTTCAGTCCGGCGGCGCATGGTATTATCTGGATTCCAGCGGCGTGATGAAGACCGGCTGGGTGAAAGACGGCGGAAAATGGTACTATTTGAGCACGGGCGGTTCGATGCAGACGGGCCTGGTCCAGGTAGACGGTTCCCGGTATTATCTCGGTGCAGGCGGCGCGATGCAGACCGGCTGGACGCAGATTGGAGGCAGCTGGTATCATTTTGATGATTCCGGCAGAATGACAACTGGATGGTTTGAAGACCGGGCAGCGGAAGCAAAGCAGAAGAAAAACGGGCTGTGGTACTGGTTCGATGAACAGGGCAGGATGGCCACAGGATGGAAAGAAATAAACGGGAAATGGGAAATGTTCGGGGATAACGGCCTTTGGCAGTATACATGGAACGGACAGTAA
- a CDS encoding extracellular solute-binding protein: MKKIIAMILALILCSCLFCAATAETDTTDKNVVIWTTEEEHVVDYYINALREKFPEYNITIENVSSSTMPAKVIEEGEYCSCDILWTEDYAYLEKCSDWLVELKDFDYSMFLDDTVPASHKYTPEERYAGGIILNVDMLTEWNLPEPASYQDLLDPMYQGLISMPNPASSGTGYMFLRQLVNEWGEDEAFSYFEQLTPNILQYTSSGMGPVNALIQGEAAIGLGFISQAVQEINAGRNLKIVYFDEGVPFSIYGNALLKKSEHKQAAVDVFNYIAAELVYDNNRLFYPEQIIRDYTPVIENYPTEIHYGNMTNNTLEEKERLLAKWTFS, encoded by the coding sequence ATGAAGAAGATTATCGCAATGATCCTGGCCCTCATCCTGTGCTCCTGCTTATTTTGTGCAGCGACGGCAGAGACGGACACCACAGACAAGAACGTTGTGATCTGGACTACCGAAGAGGAGCATGTGGTGGATTACTATATCAATGCGCTGAGGGAAAAATTTCCGGAATACAACATCACAATCGAAAATGTCAGCTCCAGCACGATGCCGGCGAAGGTAATTGAGGAGGGCGAATACTGCTCCTGTGATATTTTGTGGACAGAAGACTATGCCTATCTGGAAAAGTGTTCCGACTGGCTGGTGGAACTGAAGGATTTCGATTATTCCATGTTCCTTGACGATACGGTGCCCGCCAGTCATAAATATACTCCCGAAGAACGGTATGCAGGCGGCATTATCCTGAACGTCGATATGCTGACGGAATGGAATCTGCCTGAGCCCGCATCCTACCAGGATCTGCTGGATCCGATGTATCAGGGCCTGATCTCCATGCCCAATCCGGCATCCTCCGGCACGGGATATATGTTCCTGCGGCAGCTTGTGAACGAGTGGGGAGAGGATGAGGCGTTTTCCTACTTTGAGCAGCTGACGCCGAATATCCTGCAATATACTTCCTCCGGTATGGGTCCGGTGAATGCACTGATCCAGGGAGAGGCGGCCATCGGCCTCGGGTTTATTTCGCAGGCGGTTCAGGAAATCAACGCAGGACGCAACCTGAAGATTGTCTACTTCGATGAAGGGGTTCCGTTCAGCATTTACGGAAACGCTTTGCTGAAGAAGAGCGAGCATAAGCAGGCGGCAGTGGATGTGTTCAATTATATTGCCGCGGAACTTGTATATGACAATAACCGGCTGTTCTATCCGGAACAGATTATCAGGGATTATACTCCCGTGATTGAGAATTATCCTACAGAAATTCATTACGGCAACATGACGAACAATACCCTGGAAGAGAAAGAAAGGCTGCTTGCAAAATGGACGTTCTCGTAA
- the rfbC gene encoding dTDP-4-dehydrorhamnose 3,5-epimerase, giving the protein MKKIATKLDGVYIIEPDVHGDARGYFMEVWSTRNFEELGLHYDFVQDNQSFSSQKGILRGIHFQNNPMAQAKLVRVNRGAVLDVAVDLRKGSPTYKQWVAVKLSAENRRMLMIPRGFGHGFRTLTDDVEFCYKVDNLYSKECDRGIRFDDPTIGVEWGEVRTELLSQKDTTSPLLDDSDCNFVYSEEEK; this is encoded by the coding sequence GTGAAAAAGATTGCTACCAAGCTGGATGGAGTATACATTATTGAGCCGGATGTACATGGAGACGCACGTGGATATTTTATGGAGGTCTGGAGCACCCGCAATTTTGAGGAGCTGGGTCTGCATTATGATTTTGTGCAGGACAACCAGAGCTTCTCTTCACAGAAAGGAATACTGAGGGGAATCCACTTCCAGAATAATCCGATGGCACAGGCCAAACTGGTGCGGGTAAACCGTGGCGCGGTGCTGGATGTAGCGGTGGACCTGCGGAAGGGAAGCCCGACCTATAAGCAGTGGGTCGCTGTGAAACTGAGTGCGGAGAATCGCCGTATGCTGATGATCCCCCGGGGATTCGGACACGGATTCAGAACGCTGACGGATGACGTGGAATTCTGCTACAAAGTGGATAATCTGTACAGCAAGGAATGTGACAGGGGAATCCGTTTTGATGACCCGACGATTGGTGTGGAATGGGGCGAAGTGAGGACAGAACTGCTGAGCCAAAAGGATACGACTTCTCCGCTGCTGGACGACAGCGACTGCAATTTTGTTTATTCTGAAGAAGAGAAATGA
- a CDS encoding phosphotransferase: protein MTQNEFTLLYAIRKYGMQSCRWFKEKTGLSVGYVSQTLKEFAGKNFVNPDGITADGIKALAPYKVENAVIMAAGMSSRFVPISLEKPKGLLTVKGEVLIERQIRQLQEAGIESIVLVLGYKKEAFFYLEDKFEHVKIIINPQYDTKNNTFTVYLAQQYIGNTYICSSDNYFSESPFEEYVYQSFYSAVKVDRRLNEWYMIPDSKMNIARIVKNDDRGCIMMGHVYWDRDFSKAMIELINADQEIGHYDTELWEQILADHLKTLPPMAIKVYPDGVIHEFDSLEELRQFDSRYISHTDSRIIRNIADVLHCGEEEICEFRVIKNGLTNRSVYFEACGKKYVYRYTEQREGIAVNRSHERQALELAYSIGADPTFLYMNEEEGWKISSYAENAHEPDFTNRDDIKRVADALRKLHDRKLSVNWSFLPWVETQSMEWVLRSEKGGISDPEYSTLKNMVGKAAEACTEDGTAPCFCHCDSEKTNWLLTDKETILIDWEYAGNADPGCDTGSFILNSGWEPEEAKTFIREYLGDNATEEQVFHHLAYTAVIAFYWYTWALSCEAEGTVMGEGLYNWRSTAKKYTRYLVEQYGL from the coding sequence ATGACGCAGAATGAATTTACCCTGTTATACGCTATCCGGAAATACGGTATGCAGAGCTGCCGGTGGTTTAAGGAGAAAACAGGTTTGTCAGTGGGCTATGTTTCCCAGACGCTTAAGGAATTTGCCGGAAAGAACTTTGTGAATCCGGACGGCATCACTGCAGACGGAATAAAGGCGCTGGCACCTTATAAAGTTGAAAATGCGGTGATCATGGCCGCGGGGATGTCCTCCCGGTTTGTACCGATCAGCCTGGAAAAACCCAAAGGCCTGCTGACAGTGAAAGGCGAAGTGCTGATTGAACGCCAGATCCGCCAGCTGCAGGAAGCAGGCATAGAGAGTATTGTCCTGGTGCTTGGATACAAAAAGGAAGCCTTTTTTTATCTGGAAGACAAGTTCGAACACGTGAAGATCATTATCAATCCCCAATACGATACAAAGAACAATACATTCACTGTTTATCTGGCGCAGCAGTATATCGGGAACACTTATATCTGCTCTTCTGACAATTATTTTTCCGAGAGCCCGTTCGAAGAATATGTATATCAGAGCTTTTATTCCGCTGTGAAAGTGGACAGACGGCTGAATGAATGGTATATGATTCCGGATTCAAAGATGAATATTGCCCGGATCGTGAAAAATGACGACCGGGGATGCATTATGATGGGCCATGTGTACTGGGATCGGGACTTCAGCAAAGCAATGATTGAACTGATCAACGCGGATCAGGAAATCGGACATTACGATACCGAACTGTGGGAGCAGATCCTGGCGGATCACCTGAAAACACTTCCGCCAATGGCCATTAAGGTTTATCCGGACGGTGTTATTCACGAGTTTGATTCACTGGAAGAACTGCGCCAGTTTGACAGCCGGTATATCAGCCATACGGACAGCCGGATTATTCGGAACATAGCTGACGTACTGCACTGCGGAGAAGAGGAAATATGTGAATTCAGGGTGATCAAGAACGGACTTACCAACAGATCCGTATACTTTGAAGCCTGTGGGAAAAAGTATGTTTATCGCTATACAGAGCAGCGTGAAGGAATTGCTGTCAACCGAAGCCATGAACGGCAGGCCCTGGAACTTGCATACTCCATCGGAGCAGATCCGACGTTTTTGTATATGAACGAGGAGGAGGGATGGAAAATCTCCTCCTATGCAGAAAACGCACATGAACCGGATTTCACAAACCGGGATGATATCAAACGTGTGGCGGATGCACTGAGAAAGCTTCATGATCGCAAACTGAGTGTGAACTGGTCTTTTCTGCCATGGGTGGAAACCCAAAGCATGGAATGGGTCCTGCGTTCCGAAAAAGGCGGGATTTCCGATCCGGAATACAGCACACTGAAGAATATGGTTGGAAAAGCAGCCGAGGCCTGTACAGAAGACGGGACGGCACCCTGCTTCTGCCACTGTGATTCTGAAAAAACGAACTGGCTGCTGACAGATAAAGAAACGATCCTGATTGACTGGGAATATGCCGGAAACGCTGATCCGGGATGTGATACGGGTTCTTTTATCCTGAATTCCGGATGGGAACCGGAAGAGGCAAAGACGTTCATACGCGAATACCTGGGTGATAACGCAACAGAGGAACAGGTTTTCCACCACCTGGCTTATACAGCAGTGATTGCCTTTTACTGGTACACATGGGCGCTTTCCTGTGAGGCGGAGGGAACAGTAATGGGTGAAGGCCTGTACAACTGGCGCAGTACAGCCAAAAAGTACACGAGATACCTTGTTGAACAATACGGCCTGTAA
- a CDS encoding ABC transporter permease subunit produces MKLKNRKNLVVNLLIAAVFITSVILPIISMFSRVTAESFREVTGSVQFGRAVWNSLTTSLTATMISLVLALLAAWCVERTRLPGKNLFSLLFVAPMLIPSMSHAFGLIALFGTNGLITRLLHVRTAIYGFNGIVLGAVMYSFPFAYVMFTSILQYEDQLPYRAAEVMGIPRIRQFTGITLPYLKKTIITAFFAIFTMTITDYGVPIMIGGQVQTLPVMMYNKAVAMTDYSTGSVIGIFLLIPAIVAFIVDLMNPETNQNTYAAELFKPRRNKVQSTMALVFSILLCVMILSPVISFSFMVFEERYPSVTTFTLYHIEKTLNRGALTYLGNSLLYAVLTSTAGTVFAFFCAYETARVKERLGKLIHLISLTSMAIPGIVLGLSYIIFFHGSAVYGTIWIVVIMNCIHFFSSPYLMMYNTLGKVNPNLEAAGSTLGIKRWRIVRDVILPKVSGTVLEMFSYFFVNSLVTISAVSFLSPPSPKPLSLLINQFEAQRQMESAAFVSLLIFLVNVLLRISIRGMKKILALKKARIGEGQTAC; encoded by the coding sequence ATGAAGCTGAAGAATCGAAAAAACCTGGTGGTGAATCTGCTGATTGCAGCCGTATTCATCACATCTGTTATCCTGCCGATCATCTCGATGTTTTCCCGTGTGACAGCGGAGAGTTTTCGGGAAGTAACGGGTTCCGTCCAGTTCGGACGGGCAGTCTGGAATTCTCTGACCACATCCCTGACGGCCACGATGATTTCCCTGGTTCTGGCGCTTCTGGCTGCCTGGTGTGTGGAACGGACGCGGCTGCCAGGGAAAAACCTGTTCAGCCTGCTGTTTGTTGCACCGATGCTGATTCCGTCGATGTCCCACGCGTTCGGGCTGATTGCCCTTTTCGGGACAAACGGACTGATTACCCGGCTGCTGCATGTCCGTACTGCAATTTACGGATTTAACGGAATTGTACTCGGCGCTGTGATGTATTCCTTCCCCTTTGCCTATGTGATGTTCACAAGCATCCTGCAATATGAAGACCAGCTGCCTTACCGGGCAGCAGAGGTCATGGGGATTCCGAGAATCCGTCAGTTTACCGGTATTACACTGCCCTATCTGAAGAAGACCATTATCACAGCTTTTTTTGCCATTTTTACGATGACGATCACAGACTATGGCGTACCGATTATGATCGGCGGCCAGGTACAGACACTGCCGGTTATGATGTATAACAAGGCAGTGGCGATGACAGATTACAGTACGGGAAGCGTTATCGGAATATTCCTGCTGATTCCTGCAATTGTGGCGTTCATCGTGGACCTGATGAATCCTGAAACAAACCAGAACACTTATGCCGCTGAATTGTTCAAACCCCGCAGGAACAAGGTGCAGTCGACAATGGCACTGGTGTTTTCCATCCTGTTGTGTGTGATGATTCTCTCACCGGTGATATCATTCAGCTTTATGGTGTTTGAGGAACGGTATCCGTCTGTAACAACGTTTACGCTGTATCATATTGAAAAAACATTGAACAGGGGAGCACTGACCTATCTGGGAAATTCTCTCCTGTATGCTGTGCTTACCTCGACAGCGGGTACAGTATTTGCGTTCTTCTGCGCGTATGAAACAGCGCGTGTGAAGGAACGGCTGGGGAAACTGATTCACCTTATCTCCCTGACATCAATGGCAATCCCGGGCATTGTGCTGGGTTTGTCCTATATCATATTTTTCCATGGAAGCGCTGTTTATGGTACCATCTGGATCGTTGTGATCATGAACTGTATTCATTTCTTCTCCTCTCCGTACCTGATGATGTATAACACGCTGGGGAAGGTGAATCCCAACCTGGAAGCCGCAGGATCGACACTGGGGATTAAAAGGTGGCGGATTGTCAGGGACGTCATCCTGCCCAAAGTCAGCGGGACGGTCCTGGAGATGTTCAGTTACTTTTTTGTGAACAGCCTTGTGACCATTTCAGCGGTGTCCTTCTTGAGTCCGCCTTCTCCCAAACCGCTGTCACTGCTGATCAACCAGTTTGAAGCCCAGCGGCAAATGGAGAGCGCTGCGTTTGTATCCCTGCTGATTTTCCTGGTGAATGTGCTGCTGCGGATTTCCATCCGGGGAATGAAAAAAATCCTTGCCCTGAAAAAGGCAAGGATCGGAGAAGGCCAGACTGCCTGTTAA